tgaaaaattaagaaccaaataccaaataaaataccaaatactggaaaTTCTCGAAACCAAATACCAAGTCAAATAAGTATAGTAATTGGTATTTGAATTTGGAAATAGATCTATTTCGAATAAAATCAATTACCCAACCCTGATTGTCgtattcaaatttttgatggatagcttttggtggaacagtaacctttttacacacacacgaattgttattatttattcaatgtattcaggattttcattttgttttctcagttcgtattaattgtatccttaccgaatcatcttttattgtaatcgtagcaaaacagacttaatttagctattactttctaattatttcacatttacacttaaacatttttataattcttttagtttttataaaatttatttgacctgcataaAACCTTTATGTCATGATATTaatgtttgaaagttagttgtttgaccaagtttgaaaacctttacagttgtttttattctcttattttaactacacaaaacacttgtctcatgatatgtagtttaaaagctcaaatggcaaatgctgttatatgttaaataaaaataaattttcgatccaaattatcttttattacccgggcaacgacgggttgtacagctagtatatatatataaataagctAACAGTGTCAACAATCGTTTTATTTAACACCCTAGCAACCATTGAAGTCCTTGTGAAACAGACACCAAAGAAACATGTTTGTGATAAAAGGATTTTATTTAACTTGAAccatatttttgtatttatagtCTAAAAAAGTGTTAACAGGAAGTGGGAACTCATCAACTCTATATCGCCTTCTTAAACATAAATACTGCCTGCGAGAATTCTTGGTATTTGAAGACCGCATAAGCTGACCATTTTTATGAGTATGTCCCTTGGGACGGACACTTCAATGAAACACTCCATTGTTTTTGCCTGAGCATGGTACACTTGAAGCAGGATTGCACATATCCTCGTGTCATAATCTTTCTAAAGGCTACCTTGTTCCATTTAAATGATAGCCATTGAATGACGAGTCAATGATGAGTCATATAAAAGAATTACATTCATGGACATTAGCCTGAGAGCTATAATTAGACAGGCTTTCCTCAGTCAATGGCTTGTATAGGTTGTACTTAATGTAGCGAAAATAAACACAACCTATATGTAAACAGACACTACTAAAGATAATAATGGGCCTATATGTAAACAGACAATAACAGACCTATCGCATATCGCAAATTTGAAAAGgcataaaatagaaaaaagacAGGAATGATTCTGAGAGCTCCAACATTTGACTTGGAGGTGGCAGCGCTGACAACTGCAATTATACATCCCTAGAACTTGTAATGTGCCTCGGTTAATGATAAGGTCAGGACTTAAACTAGAGAAAGAAAATAAATGAGAGAGTTTGAATAAGGCGGTTAaatctttctttttatttttacttgaatcaaaattaaaaaaaactgctaaaataCAAAAGGAGGGACTTGTGACTCCAAGTTTAACGATGCAGTTCCTAGAGATATTATTCTCAATGTGGCGACAAGCCATCTTACCTCATATATAATACACTTTGTTACTTTGCCATATTTAGCACATTCTTCAGCAGTTTCTGCTTCCAGTTCATCATCCACCTCTCCTGGTCCGACCATGTTCTAGGAAAATAACATTGAGATATACATTGTACCTAGAAGTACATGTGTATAACATGGCATTCGAAATCGACTAGATGCATTACTCAGTGCCGAAATAGGTATTGCTAAATATCGTGTAGAAATCTTCCTGTAGCCTCCTAGGCAATGACACACAATTTTCAAGGGTAGACAAGGGAGTAAACAACTATCCTATGAGTGAATAGATATATTGGTTTGTTACATTTTCGCACACAGACAATCTGAATAGACGATGATGCCTtgattagcaaaatattttaaccggTTGTAAAAGAGTTTTTATACGAGTGTCAGCTGCAATACCGTACCCTGACAACAACCCTACAAGGCTGAGTTTCAGGTAAAAATGCGTACAATACAATTTGCATCACGCACCGGTCACTTTAGAGGTGTACTGGATTTTACAACAAAAAGTTTTTGACCCTGATCTTTGTCCTATGTACTAAGTAGATTCAATATTATGCATATTAGAGTTTTTTGATCTTGTGTACAAGTACATCAAAGACTGTACAACTAAAGAATGTAAATGTACCTTGGAGAAGCCGAACCCAGTATTCACTCAAGGGAAGGTGACTTCCTATATTAGACATGAACTGAACAAAGCGGATAAAAAGCAATACCAAGGTTATATACACACAATCTATAtacacttttttataaatagactAATTACAAAGACATACCAGCAAAAACCTGACAGACAAGCATATGTACAATCAAACCTGTATATGCCAAGTTAATTCGCTGAGAACTCCTTTGTGAGTTAAAATTGTTGCACGTGGAAGCGGATAATCCCATGAGAATACACTGTCAATTATTTACTTCATTCCATAGTATAACAACTCCTCAAGAAATACTGCAGGTAACTACACATAGCCTTGTATCAAAATACGTATGCAACTAAATTAGGTAATTGTAAACTGCGAGTTAACAAAGCAGTAACAAGAGGTTTTATTGCTACTACAGAGACATGCAAATGAAAGGGTAGACTCGGACACGCGTAAGTTTGAAGACAAAGTGGTTGTTAGAGATATGGGGTGTAACTTCCTCTGACCCACACTCAATCAAGTTTAAACAAATTTAGCTGATATAATGTTTATtacttctatatttttattaattattcttTGGTTTTTTATTTGTAGCAACCTTCTCATATTCCCTTACAAAACTATGTCGCTTTGACAAACTTCAAgatttgtattttttaactttCGCTGAATGTAATAAAATACTTTCTAAAGTTTGAATATCGAGTGCTGAAGAATTGGTATAATGCAAAATCATAAGTAGAGGGTTAACTGTATCTACAAGTCCTAACTAATAAGTAGAGGGTTAACTGTATCTACAAGTCCTAACTAATAAGTAGAGGGTTAACTGTATCTACAAGTCCTAACTAATAAGTAGAGGGTTAACTGTATCTACAAGTCCTAACTAATAAATAGAGGGTTGACTGTATCTACAAGTCTTAACTAATAAATAGAGGGTTGACTGTATCTACAAGTCTTAACTAATAAGTAGAGGGTTGACTGTATCTACAAGTCCTAACTAATAAGTAGAGGGTTAACTGTATCTACAAGTCCTAACTAATAAGTAGAGGGTTAACTGTATCTACAAGTCCTAACTAATAAATAGAGGGTTGACTGTATCTACAAGTCTTAACTAATAAATAGAGGGTTGACTGTATCTACAAGTCTTAACTAATAAGTAGAGGGTTGACTGTATCTACAAGTCCTAACTAATAAATAGAGGGTTGACTGTATTTACAAGTCCTAACTAATAAATAGAGGGTTGACTGTATTTACAAGTCCTAACTAATAAATAGAGGGTTGACTGTATTTACAAGTCCTAACTAATAAATAGAGGGTTGACTGTATGTGCAAGTCCTAACTATGTAATAAGCTGCATAAATAATGGGAAGGAAACAATATTATTTACCGTAAGTAGAAGAACCTTTGATGGATTGCGCAAGAGTTCCGTATGACTAATACCCGTGTCTGCTTTTATCGGTGCCCCGGTAGATGCCATTTCTGCAAGATAGAACAATTCTCTTTCCTTTGACCTTACGACATCTTTAAGATATCCCAGCTAGACCCTAGAGTCAGCGATGAAGTATGAAATGAGGGAAGACAGTAGAAGCGATTGTAATATTTCGGTCTAGCTAGTACCTTTAGAAGCGATGTCTTTCTCATGGAGAATCTTCCCTCCTCTTCGGCTTGTCTTTTCTACCTGCAATGCAATGCTCATACCTTGCTCTTCTCTACCAAGTCCACTGCCTTGCTTATAACCCATCCGTGCCATAATCTTTGACGCTACGCTGCCACTAAAAATGCCAATAGCTAGGTGAATGACAACTCAGAAATATATCTAAACACCGACATACATGGCTAACATTAGGAAAGTAGAAGAACTAGAGGATAGAGGAAGTAGAGCTGCCTCAAGAGCTAGTTCAGCTCTTTGTTTAGTTACATGTGTGTTGAAACAGACTTACCCTTTCCCTTCAATTTTAAAACCTGAAGGATTATCTGGATCCTCAGATATATTTGGAATAAAAGGATTGGGAGGAGGTGTCATAGGCTTAGACTCCTCTATCAAGCTAGGAGGAGGGGCAAAGACATTGCTTCCTACAAAACACATTCGAACGAAGCTAAAAAATTAATCTAAAATTTTCGCTTCTGATTAAACAATAGTTTATTTGCTTCTCCTTTGACCCCATGTAACTACTGAGAGTCACTCGGAATTAACACGACCACCGGCTACTCGCTTATTACTGACTACCGCAATCGATACAACTCATGAAAAAGCAGGAATAGAGCTATCAAAGGCCAGTAATTAGTAGTACTATCCAAGGCCAGTAGTTAGTAGTACTACCCAAGGCCAGTAGTTAGTAATGCTATCCAAGGCCAGTAGTTAGTAGTAAAATCCAAGGCCAGTACTTAGTAATGCTATTTAAGACCAGTAGTTAGTAGTACTGTCCAAGGCTGGTAGTTAGTAGTACTATCTAAGGTCAGTAGTTAGTAGTACTACCCAAGGCTGGTAGTTAGTAATGCTATCCAAGGCCAGCAGTTAGTATTGCTATCCGAGGTCAGCAGTTAGTAGTGCAATCTAAGGTCAGCAGTTAGTAGTACGATCCAAAGCCAGTAGTCAGTAATGCTATCCAAGGCCAGTAGTTAGTAATGCTATCCAAGGTCAGTACTGTAGTTAATAATACTATCTAAGACCAGTAGTTAGTAGTACTATCCAAGGCTGGTAGTTTGTAGTACAATCTAAGGTCAGCAGTTAATAGTACCATCCAAAGCCAGTAGTTAGTAATGCTATCCAAGGCTGGTCATTAGTAATGCTATCCAAGGCTGGTACATGTACAGTTGTTAGTAGTACTATCCAaaactagtagttagtaatgcTACTAGGTACTGTTAAGAGAACCTTTATATTTGTCACGCTCATCCTCATCACTATCTGATGAAGAGTCATACAGAGCAAGCCGCTTAGTGCTCTCGGTTTCTTTGGCTGCTTCTTTATACAAGTTGGTTGGCGGTTGAAATGACGCCGCGATCTTCTCTAGTTTTTCTTTTCGCTCTTCATCCCTCTTTCTGGCAGCATAAACAAAACCCTCTTTCTGACAGcataaacaaaactgtaaatcATGAATTATTGTAACAATATATAACTTTAGATTGCATCATTAATAACTCATTTTCTCTTAGCCACctaaactatatattatattctgaTTGATTCATCACACAGTAACACAAAAAGCGAATCAATTCAATAGCCGAATGAATTAATCAGATATCAGCGCCATAGATTCACAATAGACCACAATAGATACACAATAGATTCACAATAGATTCACAATAGATTCACAATAGATTCACAATAGATTCACAATAGATTCACAATAGATTCACAATAGATTCACAATAGATTCACAATAGACCAGCTGAGCTaccaaaatttaataactcCCACCGACCTTTGTCGTTCCTCTGAATCTTTTCGACGCTCCGTTTCCTTTTCTCGTTCTTCTCGCTCTCTCTCTTCATTCCTCAACCTCTTGAGCCTCTTTGAAAAATCAGCGTACTCATTGGGAAACCCTGGATCATACTCCTGGCTCATGTCAGCAAAAGGAGAGCTGGAAGGGTACGTCTTCACTCCAAGCTGCGCGTAAGAACGGTTTGAGCCTCCTGCCTCCAACTGAAGATAGAAGGCTCGTGTTAAGACGACTCCAAAAGATAGCAAAACTGCAGATTATGTATGAACTGTTGGAAGCATAAACCTTTCACCAGTTAATTTTATTGAGTATGGGTTGCTTAATTATATTCTAGTGATGTCTTTCCTCTACATACAAAGAGCACTTGATCCAAAATCTGCCACATGGTAAAACAGTTGaatgttggagcaaatattcctAATTGTAATTTGTTCAATTCATGCCACAGCCTAAAACCTCCGATAATTCCAAAATAAATACtgcattttttatgttatttttactTTCACTCACAAAACTGTAAGATtttgaaaaacagaaaaatatatgctgttgaatacctagaatgtaaagtaaaatatttgcaGACATTGAGCCATAGATCGGATGCCTTTTCAACTATGTACTTTTCATTTTGCTTGAGGCTAATAGCTTTCGATTTAATTGGTGATTAGGTCCGCTCGCCCTCTCTACTCCTTATTGTTAATGATAAGAAGACAATGTTCAGGATGTCCTCATTTGATTCTGCATTACATTCTTTATTCTCCACTGACTCGCATTGCAATTATAATTAAATGCATAATTACATTTAAAATATCTCATTAGTTTTTTTAGCATAACCTAGAGAGCAAGTGTGAGAATAAAACTTTCAATAGATTTATACtctttacaaaaaaaataaaacaataaatataaacaagAGAATTGGGTCATCAATTTTTGTTGAGGGCTGATGACTTATCTACTTCTCAAATAGTAATATTCAACAGTTACCCTTATCTTTAAGGACAatggaaataataaaataacaaatatagaAACATAAGCAATAGCAATGCTGTAGACTGCTAGTGAACAGCTAGTAAACTGCTAGTATAATGCTAGTAGACTGCTAGTAGGCTGCTAGTAAACTGCTAGTATACTGCTAGTAAGCTGCTAGTAGACTGCTAGTAAACTGCTAGTAGACTGCTAGTAAACTGCTAGTAGACTGCCAGTAAACTGCTAGTAGACTGCTAATAAACTGCTAGTAAACTGCTAATAAACTGCTAATAGACTGCTAGTAAACTGCTAGTAGACTGCTAGTAAATTGCTAGTAGACACGTATAAGTGCTGATCTAACAGTTAAGAAAAGATAAAATGATACAATACCTTTCCAGTGATGTGGTTGAATCTAATTTCTCCATCTTGAGAAGCTAAACTACTTCCACCGCCGCTTCCCCCACCAACTCCACTATAGCCTCCTCCACTGTTTAGGTCTACAACCGGTGTCAGCGAGGAAGTCGGTCGTTTCTGCACATAAACTCATTAATAAACTTGGTGACTCGGCAAAATAAACATCGCGGATGGCATTCAAAACCATGGCAATAACTTCTGTGGTTCTACAGTGTTGTCTAATTGAAGCGAAATAATGTAATAGATCTATACCTTGGTGTATGATGAGCCGCTTAGACCAGAGGATTTTTTGTTAGCACTGTGGGAATGTAATAGCCTGTGCCCCACGGACCAGCCAGCTGACAACAAATGCACCAGAGTATGGATGCAGAAAACATTACATAAAACTACAGCGTGATAACTTGGGTAACATCGGATTcaaaaaacaaacataaaactattttaaagaACCGTCCAGATAAATCATATTAAtagtaattaataattgtaataagATTCTATAGCATATTTTGTAAGGAAAGCCAagaatatacatacaatattaCGGTTAGCATTCGTGAATCTACACTGCAATAGTTGACTCGAAGATGTTAAAAACAACCCACTGGGTAGACCAGATCTTGGTTACTTACAAACGTCACTTTTTGTGTCACCTAGATCTTTCTTATCCAAGTCTATGTCATCGTAGAGAGACATGATAAAGGGTGTCAGTTAGTAACatcaaacaaaacaaatctgtAATCGCAAGAATAGTTACAGATAGACTAGATTAAAATACTAGTGTGAAAAGATGATGTAAGTTCAGATGACCATGAACTTGCGCACCCTCTGAAGACCAAATatagcattaaaattggaatacTTTACAAGTTGGTTTGAGTGGTTAGAGTCTTGACATTCATTTATGAACACCAAAAGCTGTATGATGAGCAACTTCAATGATAAACATGCTGAAccaaaaaacaatcaaaatgtGAAAGTAAAGATTCTTAGATctaaaatgtaacataacaaGTGTTAATTTTATTCCATAAAAATAttcagcaaaaagtttgaaagggAAACATCTTAAAATGTGCATGTTGTGAATGATGTACTAACCAGCCAACAGCAAATGGCTGTTTCAGCTGCTGTTTTCATCAGCcgcatttttaaaatttccagaattaaaaataaagcaaaattaTGGCTTTAAATGTCAcgagaaaattaatttttgtcaaGTTAGTAATTGTAGAAAATTAACCTGTCAACGGCAGAAAAATTAGTCTATTACAAGCTTTATATGTTTTGcacatttttgtttaaacaattccTTCAGCGTTTAAGGGCCAAAATGAGCTGATAAAAAACGATGTTAGTTCACTGgctacaaactgaaaaaaaacattCACCCAATCAGAGAGTAAACTGAGATGCAATTAGGAGAAAAAGTATGCATTATATCCATAAAGatttgtaaaaaagaaaaaggcTGATCATTTCGGAGTTGAATGCCAAACACTTTTCCAATTCGTAAGAGCTGCTGCATTAAAGAAAACTGAACCATATCCATTGACTTGTTAATTTGAAGTTGCAAGAAATCTATATTGTCAGACATAATGTTGAAAAAACTTGATTAATAAACATGTGACGCATATCTAAAACTTCTAAATTATTAGTATAGATGAGTTTCAAAGCATTCAAAAGACATATTCAACTTTGGAGTTATCAGCTCTTGCACGGTGACCTTTCACTCAAAAAACTGTTGTGCGAAACCTTTCAAGGTCtgcaaaatacatttttaataatcaCTGGTTTTTGCCAAAAACTACATGTACTGTATGTGTTGCAAGAAACCTCGGTGCATTTGGCGCCTGCAGCACGATTTCTCGCACGCCCAACTTTTCAAAACCAcgtaacaaaatattattgaagACTTAATTACGCCATGAGCTGATAATGGGCAGAGAAACTACATCAGTGACATGATTGGCTAGCTACAGATTCAGGATATTTTTTACACAATACGAAATGCAAATATATAACCAAGCCAGTTTACCTTGTCAAACTCTGCATTTTTATTTCcaataattattgtttttcataatgaaggAACGGTAGCAACATTTAATACACTGCTATGTGTTATAGATGATAATAGTATTTTAAAACAGCATCTCTCAATATTGCAGTTACAAGCCATTTCACAATGTTATAGAGTTGGTATTTAAAAGCTGCAAGTAGCTACTGTATTCTGAACTGGCTGAAGAACGAACATTTTAGAAGCTGTTTAGTGACAAGTGACTCTCGGATGCCATGAATAGTATCACTTAAGCAACCAATTGATATTACTATATGCTTGTCAAAATGCAAGTGGCAAGAAAGTGAACAGGCCCAGCTAGTTATCTGCATCTTTTTttgggtgcaaaatatttcaGAGCAAGCGGCAAAGCAATCATGTCACTGATGTAGTTTTTCTGGCCCTTATTCAGCTCATGATGTTATTAAGTCCTCATAAATACTTTGTTACATGGATTTGCAAGGTTATACATGTGAGAAATAATAAGTGTTTCAGACATAAGATGTAGCAATGTTTCTTACAATACATACTCACA
The genomic region above belongs to Watersipora subatra chromosome 1, tzWatSuba1.1, whole genome shotgun sequence and contains:
- the LOC137395123 gene encoding splicing factor 45-like, producing the protein MSLYDDIDLDKKDLGDTKSDVSGWSVGHRLLHSHSANKKSSGLSGSSYTKKRPTSSLTPVVDLNSGGGYSGVGGGSGGGSSLASQDGEIRFNHITGKLEAGGSNRSYAQLGVKTYPSSSPFADMSQEYDPGFPNEYADFSKRLKRLRNEEREREEREKETERRKDSEERQRKRDEERKEKLEKIAASFQPPTNLYKEAAKETESTKRLALYDSSSDSDEDERDKYKGSNVFAPPPSLIEESKPMTPPPNPFIPNISEDPDNPSGFKIEGKGGSVASKIMARMGYKQGSGLGREEQGMSIALQVEKTSRRGGKILHEKDIASKEMASTGAPIKADTGISHTELLRNPSKVLLLTNMVGPGEVDDELEAETAEECAKYGKVTKCIIYELKDVPEILAVRIFVEFDKITFAIKAAVDLNGRFFGGRVVRAAFYSHEKFLKMKLDDDPQ